A single window of Phyllostomus discolor isolate MPI-MPIP mPhyDis1 chromosome 13, mPhyDis1.pri.v3, whole genome shotgun sequence DNA harbors:
- the SLC4A9 gene encoding anion exchange protein 4 isoform X6 — protein sequence MKPQGQEEFDGHTAYDNMLTGELDSGPCSGPSPDTDSQGQGVPKDPLLFIQLNELLGWPQVLEWRETGRWVLFEEKLEVGGGRWSAPHVPTLALPSLQKLRSLLAEGLVLLDCPAQSLLELVEQVTRVESLSPELRGQLQSLLLQRPQHLIRTTGTRPCWGSAHPRESSHDEEAPLKEQRQNALRHKLPPGAEAGAVLAGELGFLAQPLGAFVRLQDPVVLGSLTEVPLPSRFFCLLLGPPTLGRSYHEMGRAMAVLLSDPQFQWSVRRASNLYDLLAALDAFLEEVTVLPPGRWDPTSRIPPPKCLPSQHKRLPLQTQEVKGPSAQRRARAEDRHGHPQHTPSPELQRTGRLFGGLVQDVRRKASWYPSDFLDALHPQCFSAVLYIYLATITNAITFGGLLGEATDGAQGVLESFLGTAVAGAAFCLMAGQPLTILSSTGPVLVFERLLFNFSRDYSLDYLPFRLWVGIWVATFCLVLVATEASVLVRYFTRFTEEGFCALISLIFIYDAVGKMLSLTRAYPIQRPGSPAYGCFCQYPDPGGNESQWTRTKPEDRDDILSMDLGLVNASLLPPPECVRQGGHPRGPSCHTVPDIAFFSLLLFLTSFLFAMALKHVKTSRFFPSVVRKVLSDFSSVLAILLGCGLDAFLGLATPKLMVPREFKPTLPGRDWLVSSFGTNPWWLSVAAALPALLLSILIFMDQQITAVILNRAEYRLRKGAGFHLDFFCVALLMLLTSALGLPWYVSATVISLAHMDSLRRESRACAPGEPPSFLGIREQRLTGLVVFILTGISIFLAPILKLLGLVGVRKALEWVFSPQELLWLDELMPEKERSTPEKGLEPECSFSGSESEESELMYQPKAPEINISVN from the exons ATGAAGCCGCAGGGCCAGGAGGAGTTTGACGGCCACACTGCTTATGATAATATGCTCACAGGAGAGCTGGACAGTGGCCCTtgctctggccccagcccagacACTGACAGCCAGGGACAGGGGGTACCCAAGGACCCCCTGCTCTTCATTCAGTTGAATGAGCTTCTGGGCTGGCCCCAGGTGCTGGagtggagagagacaggcag GTGGGTGCTGTTTGAAGAGAAGCTGGAGGTAGGTGGGGGCCGGTGGAGTGCCCCCCATGTGCCCACCTTGGCACTGCCCAGCCTGCAGAAGCTTCGCAGCCTGCTGGCCGAGGGCCTTGTCCTGCTGGACTGTCCAGCTCAGAGCCTCCTGGAGCTTGTCG AGCAGGTGACCAGAGTGGAGTCGCTGAGCCCGGAGCTGAGAGGGCAGCTGCAGTCCTTGCTGCTGCAGAGGCCCCAGCACCTCATCCGGACCACAGGCACTAGGCCCTGTTGGG GGTCTGCCCATCCAAGAGAGTCTTCCCATGATGAGGAAGCCCCCCTGAAAGAACAG CGTCAAAATGCCCTGAGGCACAAGCTGCCTCCAGGGGCTGAGGCGGGGGCTGTGCTGGCAGGAGAACTGGGCTTCCTGGCTCAGCCACTGGGGGCCTTTGTGCGACTTCAGGATCCGGTGGTGCTGGGCTCTCTTACGGAGGTGCCCCTCCCCAGCAG ATTTTTCTGCCTCCTCCTTGGTCCCCCTACGCTGGGAAGGAGCTATCACGAGATGGGCCGGGCCATGGCTGTCCTCCTCAGTGACCCG CAATTCCAGTGGTCAGTGCGTCGGGCCAGCAACCTTTATGACCTTCTGGCAGCCCTGGATGCCTTCCTAGAGGAGGTGACAGTGCTCCCTCCAGGTCGGTGGGACCCGACATCCCGGATTCCCCCGCCTAAATGCCTGCCCTCTCAGCACAAAAG GCTCCCCTTGCAAACGCAGGAGGTCAAGGGCCCCTCTGCCCAGCGAAGGGCCCGGGCTGAGGACAGGCACGGCCACCCGCAGCACACGCCCAGCCCGGAGTTGCAGCGGACAGGCAG GCTGTTTGGGGGCCTTGTCCAGGACGTGCGGCGGAAGGCCTCGTGGTACCCCAGCGACTTCTTGGATGCCCTGCACCCCCAGTGCTTCTCGGCTGTGCTCTACATTTATCTGGCCACCATCACAAACGCCATTACTTTtggggggctgctgggagaagcCACCGATGGTGCTCAG GGGGTGCTGGAAAGTTTCCTGGGCACAGCAGTGGCTGGAGCTGCCTTCTGCCTCATGGCCGGCCAGCCCCTCACTATCCTCAGCAGCACTGGGCCAGTGCTGGTCTTTGAACGCCTGCTCTTCAACTTCAGCAG AGATTACAGCCTGGACTACCTGCCCTTTCGCCTGTGGGTGGGCATCTGGGTGGCCACCTTTTGCCTGGTGCTGGTGGCCACAGAGGCCAGTGTGCTGGTGCGCTACTTTACTCGATTCACCGAGGAAGGCTTCTGTGCCCTCATCAGCCTCATCTTCATCTACGATGCTGTGGGCAAAATGCTGAGCTTGACGCGTGCCTATCCCATCCAGAGGCCTGGCTCTCCCGCCTACGGCTGCTTCTGCCAGTACCCAGACCCTGGAG GAAATGAGTCTCAGTGGACAAGGACAAAGCCAGAAGACAGAGATGACATCTTGAGCATG GACCTGGGCCTGGTCAACGCGTCCTTGCTGCCTCCCCCCGAGTGTGTCCGGCAGGGAGGCCACCCTCGTGGCCCCAGCTGTCATACAGTCCCTGACAttgccttcttctccctcctcctcttccttaccTCCTTCCTCTTTGCCATGGCCCTCAAGCATGTAAAGACAAGCCGCTTCTTCCCATCTGTG GTACGCAAGGTACTCAGCGACTTCTCCTCGGTCCTGGCCATCCTGCTGGGCTGTGGCCTTGATGCCTTCCTGGGTCTAGCCACGCCAAAGCTCATGGTGCCCAGAGAgttcaag cccacactaCCTGGGCGTGACTGGCTGGTGTCATCTTTTGGAACCAACCCTTGGTGGCTAAGTGTGGCAgccgccctgcctgccctgctaCTGTCTATCCTCATCTTCATGGACCAGCAGATCACAGCAGTCATTCTCAACCGTGCTGAATATAGGCTGCGG AAGGGAGCTGGCTTCCACCTGGACTTCTTCTGTGTGGCTCTGCTGATGCTGCTCACATCAGCACTTGGGCTGCCCTGGTATGTCTCAGCCACTGTCATCTCCCTGGCCCACATGGACAGTCTTCGGAGAGAGAGCAGGGCCTGTGCTCCGGGGGAGCCACCCAGCTTCCTGGGCATCAG ggaGCAGAGGCTGACGGGCCTGGTGGTGTTCATTCTCACTGGAATCTCCATCTTCCTGGCACCTATACTCAAG
- the SLC4A9 gene encoding anion exchange protein 4 isoform X5 yields the protein MKPQGQEEFDGHTAYDNMLTGELDSGPCSGPSPDTDSQGQGVPKDPLLFIQLNELLGWPQVLEWRETGRWVLFEEKLEVGGGRWSAPHVPTLALPSLQKLRSLLAEGLVLLDCPAQSLLELVEQVTRVESLSPELRGQLQSLLLQRPQHLIRTTGTRPCWGSAHPRESSHDEEAPLKEQRQNALRHKLPPGAEAGAVLAGELGFLAQPLGAFVRLQDPVVLGSLTEVPLPSRFFCLLLGPPTLGRSYHEMGRAMAVLLSDPQFQWSVRRASNLYDLLAALDAFLEEVTVLPPGRWDPTSRIPPPKCLPSQHKRLPLQTQEVKGPSAQRRARAEDRHGHPQHTPSPELQRTGRLFGGLVQDVRRKASWYPSDFLDALHPQCFSAVLYIYLATITNAITFGGLLGEATDGAQGVLESFLGTAVAGAAFCLMAGQPLTILSSTGPVLVFERLLFNFSRDYSLDYLPFRLWVGIWVATFCLVLVATEASVLVRYFTRFTEEGFCALISLIFIYDAVGKMLSLTRAYPIQRPGSPAYGCFCQYPDPGGNESQWTRTKPEDRDDILSMDLIADHHSLQDLGLVNASLLPPPECVRQGGHPRGPSCHTVPDIAFFSLLLFLTSFLFAMALKHVKTSRFFPSVVRKVLSDFSSVLAILLGCGLDAFLGLATPKLMVPREFKPTLPGRDWLVSSFGTNPWWLSVAAALPALLLSILIFMDQQITAVILNRAEYRLRKGAGFHLDFFCVALLMLLTSALGLPWYVSATVISLAHMDSLRRESRACAPGEPPSFLGIREQRLTGLVVFILTGISIFLAPILKLLGLVGVRKALEWVFSPQELLWLDELMPEKERSTPEKGLEPECSFSGSESEESELMYQPKAPEINISVN from the exons ATGAAGCCGCAGGGCCAGGAGGAGTTTGACGGCCACACTGCTTATGATAATATGCTCACAGGAGAGCTGGACAGTGGCCCTtgctctggccccagcccagacACTGACAGCCAGGGACAGGGGGTACCCAAGGACCCCCTGCTCTTCATTCAGTTGAATGAGCTTCTGGGCTGGCCCCAGGTGCTGGagtggagagagacaggcag GTGGGTGCTGTTTGAAGAGAAGCTGGAGGTAGGTGGGGGCCGGTGGAGTGCCCCCCATGTGCCCACCTTGGCACTGCCCAGCCTGCAGAAGCTTCGCAGCCTGCTGGCCGAGGGCCTTGTCCTGCTGGACTGTCCAGCTCAGAGCCTCCTGGAGCTTGTCG AGCAGGTGACCAGAGTGGAGTCGCTGAGCCCGGAGCTGAGAGGGCAGCTGCAGTCCTTGCTGCTGCAGAGGCCCCAGCACCTCATCCGGACCACAGGCACTAGGCCCTGTTGGG GGTCTGCCCATCCAAGAGAGTCTTCCCATGATGAGGAAGCCCCCCTGAAAGAACAG CGTCAAAATGCCCTGAGGCACAAGCTGCCTCCAGGGGCTGAGGCGGGGGCTGTGCTGGCAGGAGAACTGGGCTTCCTGGCTCAGCCACTGGGGGCCTTTGTGCGACTTCAGGATCCGGTGGTGCTGGGCTCTCTTACGGAGGTGCCCCTCCCCAGCAG ATTTTTCTGCCTCCTCCTTGGTCCCCCTACGCTGGGAAGGAGCTATCACGAGATGGGCCGGGCCATGGCTGTCCTCCTCAGTGACCCG CAATTCCAGTGGTCAGTGCGTCGGGCCAGCAACCTTTATGACCTTCTGGCAGCCCTGGATGCCTTCCTAGAGGAGGTGACAGTGCTCCCTCCAGGTCGGTGGGACCCGACATCCCGGATTCCCCCGCCTAAATGCCTGCCCTCTCAGCACAAAAG GCTCCCCTTGCAAACGCAGGAGGTCAAGGGCCCCTCTGCCCAGCGAAGGGCCCGGGCTGAGGACAGGCACGGCCACCCGCAGCACACGCCCAGCCCGGAGTTGCAGCGGACAGGCAG GCTGTTTGGGGGCCTTGTCCAGGACGTGCGGCGGAAGGCCTCGTGGTACCCCAGCGACTTCTTGGATGCCCTGCACCCCCAGTGCTTCTCGGCTGTGCTCTACATTTATCTGGCCACCATCACAAACGCCATTACTTTtggggggctgctgggagaagcCACCGATGGTGCTCAG GGGGTGCTGGAAAGTTTCCTGGGCACAGCAGTGGCTGGAGCTGCCTTCTGCCTCATGGCCGGCCAGCCCCTCACTATCCTCAGCAGCACTGGGCCAGTGCTGGTCTTTGAACGCCTGCTCTTCAACTTCAGCAG AGATTACAGCCTGGACTACCTGCCCTTTCGCCTGTGGGTGGGCATCTGGGTGGCCACCTTTTGCCTGGTGCTGGTGGCCACAGAGGCCAGTGTGCTGGTGCGCTACTTTACTCGATTCACCGAGGAAGGCTTCTGTGCCCTCATCAGCCTCATCTTCATCTACGATGCTGTGGGCAAAATGCTGAGCTTGACGCGTGCCTATCCCATCCAGAGGCCTGGCTCTCCCGCCTACGGCTGCTTCTGCCAGTACCCAGACCCTGGAG GAAATGAGTCTCAGTGGACAAGGACAAAGCCAGAAGACAGAGATGACATCTTGAGCATG GACCTCATTGCTGACCACCACTCCCTACAGGACCTGGGCCTGGTCAACGCGTCCTTGCTGCCTCCCCCCGAGTGTGTCCGGCAGGGAGGCCACCCTCGTGGCCCCAGCTGTCATACAGTCCCTGACAttgccttcttctccctcctcctcttccttaccTCCTTCCTCTTTGCCATGGCCCTCAAGCATGTAAAGACAAGCCGCTTCTTCCCATCTGTG GTACGCAAGGTACTCAGCGACTTCTCCTCGGTCCTGGCCATCCTGCTGGGCTGTGGCCTTGATGCCTTCCTGGGTCTAGCCACGCCAAAGCTCATGGTGCCCAGAGAgttcaag cccacactaCCTGGGCGTGACTGGCTGGTGTCATCTTTTGGAACCAACCCTTGGTGGCTAAGTGTGGCAgccgccctgcctgccctgctaCTGTCTATCCTCATCTTCATGGACCAGCAGATCACAGCAGTCATTCTCAACCGTGCTGAATATAGGCTGCGG AAGGGAGCTGGCTTCCACCTGGACTTCTTCTGTGTGGCTCTGCTGATGCTGCTCACATCAGCACTTGGGCTGCCCTGGTATGTCTCAGCCACTGTCATCTCCCTGGCCCACATGGACAGTCTTCGGAGAGAGAGCAGGGCCTGTGCTCCGGGGGAGCCACCCAGCTTCCTGGGCATCAG ggaGCAGAGGCTGACGGGCCTGGTGGTGTTCATTCTCACTGGAATCTCCATCTTCCTGGCACCTATACTCAAG